GATGTAGGTAAGGGCGATCACCACGCGCTTGTCGCGCGGGATGTCAACGCCGGCAAGACGTGCCATGCGGTTCTCCTGGATGTTGTGGAGGTGTGGAGCAGGATCGGTGCCCGGGCCTCCGCCCCGAGGTGTCCCCCACTCGCGTGGGATCTGATCCTGCCGGTTCGTGTTGAGTTGTGAGTCAGATCTGGTCGATCAGCCCTGGCGCTGCTTGTGACGCGGGTTGCTCTTGCAGATCACCATGACGCGGCCGTGGCGGCGGATCACCTTGCAGTGATCGCAGATGGGCTTGACGCTGGGGTTGACCTTCATGATGATTCCTGTTCGCTGTCTTCACCGGGCAGGCGCAGGCGCCTGGGGTGTTACTTCTCGACCGATCAGCGGTAGCGGTAGACGATGCGCCCGCGGGTCAGGTCGTAGGGGCTGAGCTCCACGACCACGCGGTCTTCGGGGATGATGCGGATGTAGTTCTGCCGCATCTTGCCGGAGATCGTTGCCAGAACCTTGTGTCCGTTGGTGAGCTCAACGCGGAACATCGCGTTGGGCAGTGCCTCCGACACGACGCCCTCGATCTCGATGACACCGTCTTTCTTAGCCATAGCCTCGCTGACGCTTCTGCAGACCGGTCGATCTGCGGTGGATGGGTGGGTTGCGGTGCCGCTCCGATTCAGACACGCCGAATCAAGGCGCAAAGCACCAAAGATCTATGATAACCGAGCCGTGCGCATCCGGCAACCTGAGACGGCGCGTCGCGGGGACGGGAGCGGATGCGTGCGGCATCCGCCCCGTCGCCGTCGAGCCGTCAGCCGACGATATCGGTGAGCTTCTTCAGGTCGGCAGGCTTCTGGAGGTCGAGGCGGGTGCCGTTGATCTCCACGGTCGGCGTGCCCTTGATCTCGTGCTTGGAGGCCTGCGACACCCCGTACTTGCGGTAGGTCTCGTCGGTGATGCACGAGGCGGCCTTGTCGGCGCCGACCTGCGATGCGAACGACGCGAGCTCCTCTGTGGTGAGGCCGGGGGTGTTCTCCTCGGGCTGGTTCTCGAACAGCACCTTGGCGAAGTCGAGGTACTTGTCGGGGTCGGACTCGGCCACGCACACGGCGGCGCCCGCCGAGCGCGAGGAGTACTCGGTGCCCTGCGAGAAGCGGTCGAGGATCGCGATGGGGTGGTACTCGAGAGTGATCTCACCCGAGGCGGCGGCGGCCTCGAGCCCCTCTCCGAACTGGTCTTCGAACGACTTGCAGACCGGGCACAGGAAGTCGACGAAGATCGAAACGGTGTCCTTGCCGTCGCCGATCGCGATGGCGCCCGTCTCGGCGTCGAACGTGTTGTTGCTGGCCGGAGTCGCTCCGGGGGCCGTCGCCTGGTTGTTGAGGAACACGACGACGCCGCCGAGGACGACCAGCACGACGACCACTGCGGCCGAGACCCAGATCGCGAACCAGTTGGTGTTGCTCTTCGCGGCTGCCATTGATTTCCGTTCTGTCGAGGCCCGCCGAACGACGAGTCCGTCCTGAGAGTCATGGGGCGCGAGAGCACCCTCCCCTATTCTGCCGGGAGGAACCTATGCGCGCGTTGTGACGTTCGTATGGCTCACGCGAGGGGCACGGGGGTGACGCCGAACGGGGCGAGGCCGGCTGCGCCGCCGTCCGGGGCCGTCAGCACCCAGATGCCGCCGGCGTGCACGGCGACACTGTGCTCCCAGTGCGAACCGTCGGATCCGTCGACCGTCGAGACCGTCCAGTCGTCGTCCTCGACGAACGTCGCCTCTCCCCCTGCCGTCACCATCGGCTCGATGGCCACGACGAGGCCGGGCTTCACCTCGGCGCCGGGGTCGGGCGTGCGGTAGTTGAAGACGCTCGGTGCCTCGTGCATCTTGCGTCCGATGCCGTGGCCGACGTACTCGCGGAGGATGCCGTAGGGCTCACCGGAGACCTCCGACGGCCCCTGCGCCTCGATGTACTCCTCGATCGCCGCGCCCACGTCGCCCAGGTGCGCAGCGGTCGCCAGGGCGGCGATGCCGGCCCACATCGACCCCTCCGTCACGCGCGACAGCTCCTCGCGCCGTCGCACGAGGTCGGGGCGCTCGGCATCCGGAATCACGACGGTGATCGCGCTGTCGCCGTTCCAGCCGTCGAACTGCGCTCCGCAATCCACCGAGACGATGTCGCCGGGCTCGAGGACACGCGATGACGGGATGCCGTGCACGACTTCCTCGTTCACCGACACGCAGATCGTGTGGTGGTAGCCGCGCACCAGCTGGAAGTTCGACTCCGCGCCACGGGCGAGGATCGTGCGGTTCGCCTCGGCGTCGAGCTCGAGCGTGGTCACGCCAGGGCGGATCAGCGGCCGCACGGCCTCGAGCGCCGCCGCCGTGATGAGGCCCGGCTCGACCATCGCGCGCAGCTGCGCGGGGGTCTTGTAGATGGATCGACGGAACATCGTCGCGGTCAGGCCGCCAGGCGCAGACCGCGCGCTGCCAGCGCCGCGAGGATGCGATCGGTGATCTCGTCGAGCTCGCCCGTGCCGTCCACGCGGTCGACGATGCCGCGCTCGTCGTACACGTCGATGATCGGCGCGGTCTCCTGCTCGTAGATGTCCAGACGGTGCGCGATCGCCTCGGGGGTGTCGTCGGTGCGTCCCTGTTCGGTGGCGCGCAGCGTGAGGCGCGAGATGCTCTCCTCACGGGGCACGTCGAGCAGGATCACCGCGTCGAGAGCGTGGCCCTGCTCGGCGAGGAATGCGTCGAGGTGGGCGACCTGGGTCGTGTTGCGGGGGTACCCGTCGAGCAGGAACCCGTTCACGGCATCGTCCTGCGACAGGCGGTCACGCACGATCTCGCTGGTCAGCTCATCGGGCACGAGGTCTCCCCTGTCGAGGATCTCGGTGACCTGCTGCCCGAGGGGCGTGCCCTGCTTGATGTTCGCGCGGAAGATGTCGCCGGTCGACACCACGGGGATGCCGTAGGACTCGGCGATGCGCACGCCCTGCGTGCCCTTTCCGGAGCCCTGAGGGCCGACGATGAGGAGCCGGGCCGTGCTGTCGTGTGCCTGAGGTGCCGTCATCGGAGGAGCCCTTCGTAGTGACGCTGCTGCAGCTGCGCATCGATCTGCTTGACGGTCTCGAGACCGACGCCGACGATGATGAGGATCGACGCACCGCCGAACGGGAAGTTCTGGTTGGCGCCGACCACCGCGAGTGCGATCAGCGGGATGAGCGCGATCAACCCGAGGTAGATCGATCCCGGAAGCGTGATGCGCGTGAGCACGTAGTCGAGGTACTCGGCCGTCGGACGTCCTGCGCGGATGCCGGGGATGAACCCGCCGTACTTCTTCATGTTGTCGGCGACCTCGACCGGGTTGAAGGTGATCGCGACGTAGAAGTACGTGAAGCCGATGATGAGCAGGAAGTACGCGACCATGTAGATCGGGTGGTCGCCCTTCGTGAAGTACGTCGTGATCCACGTGACCCACGGCGCCGGCGTCGATCCGTCCTGCGGGGTGTTGAACTGGGCGATCAGCGCCGGGATGTACAGGAGCGACGACGCGAAGATCACCGGGATCACACCGGCCATGTTGACCTTGATCGGGATGTAGGTGTTGGTGCCGCCGTAGGTGCGACGTCCGACCATGCGCTTGGCGTACTGCACGGGGATGCGGCGCTGCGACTGCTCGACGAACACGACGAGGCCCATCACCACGATGCCGACGAGGAGCACGAGGAGGAAGATCTCGAAGCCCTTGGTCTGCCAGATGAGAGCCATGGCGCCGGGGAACGTCGCGGCGATCGACGTGAAGATGAGCAGCGACATGCCGTTGCCGATGCCGCGCTCGGTGACGAGCTCGGCGAACCACATGATGAGACCCGTGCCCGCGGTCATCGCGATGATGATGAGCAGCTGCGCCCACCACACGTCGTTGGTCAGGAGGTTCTGACACGCGGCGACGTCGGTCGTGCCGAAGAGCTGGCCGCTGCGCGCGACCGTGACGAGGGTCGTCGACTGCAGCAGGGCGAGGGCGATCGTGAGGTACCGCGTGTACTGGGTGAGCTTGGCCTGACCGGCCTGGCCCTCCTTGTGCAGCGCCTCGAAGTGCGGGATCACCACGCGAAGGAGCTGGGTGATGATCGTCGCGGTGATGTAGGGCATGACGCCGAGGGCGAAGATCGACAGCTGCAGCAGTGCACCGCCGGAGAAGAGGTTGACCAGACCGAGAAGACCCTCGGTTCCACTGTTCTCGGCCAGACACGCCTCGACGTTCGGGAAGTTCACGAACGGAGCGGGGACGTTGGAGCCGAGCCGGTAGATGGCGATGATCGCCAGAGTGAAACCGATCTTCCGACGCAGGTCTGGCGTGCGGAAGATCCGCGCGATGGCGCTAAACAAGAACGTTCCTCCTGAAAAGGTGGCCTATCCCTGAGGGATGGCTGAAAGACCAGGGTAACTCAAACGGCGGGCCGGGGCTGACTATGCAAAAGAGGGGCCGGAGTGTTCCGGCCCCTCTCATGCGGTGGTTACTTGACGGATCCGCCCGCAGCCACGATCTTCTGCTCGGCGGAACCCGAGACCTTGTCGACCGAGACGTTGAGCTTCACGGCGATGTCGCCGTTGCCGAGAACCTTGACCTTCTCGTTCTTGCGCACGGCACCCTTGGCGACCAGGTCGCTGACGGTGACGTCGCCACCGGTCGGGTACAGCTCCGCGAGCTTGTCCAGGTTCACGACCTGGTACTCGACGCGGAACGGGTTCTTGAACCCGCGCAGCTTCGGGGTGCGCATGTGCAGCGGCATCTGCCCACCCTCGAAGCCGACGCGCACGGTGTTGCGCGCCTTGGTTCCCTTGGTGCCGCGACCGGCAGTCTTGCCCTTCG
This Microbacterium sp. XT11 DNA region includes the following protein-coding sequences:
- the infA gene encoding translation initiation factor IF-1, producing the protein MAKKDGVIEIEGVVSEALPNAMFRVELTNGHKVLATISGKMRQNYIRIIPEDRVVVELSPYDLTRGRIVYRYR
- a CDS encoding DsbA family protein; amino-acid sequence: MAAAKSNTNWFAIWVSAAVVVVLVVLGGVVVFLNNQATAPGATPASNNTFDAETGAIAIGDGKDTVSIFVDFLCPVCKSFEDQFGEGLEAAAASGEITLEYHPIAILDRFSQGTEYSSRSAGAAVCVAESDPDKYLDFAKVLFENQPEENTPGLTTEELASFASQVGADKAASCITDETYRKYGVSQASKHEIKGTPTVEINGTRLDLQKPADLKKLTDIVG
- the rpmJ gene encoding 50S ribosomal protein L36, giving the protein MKVNPSVKPICDHCKVIRRHGRVMVICKSNPRHKQRQG
- the rplO gene encoding 50S ribosomal protein L15, which gives rise to MAEKNEAVEAEKAPKKAAAPKAAAEKKPAAKKAPAKAADAKAADTKAESAEKKPAAKKPAAKKDAPASRPGVLKVHHLRPVPGANTAKTRVGRGEGSKGKTAGRGTKGTKARNTVRVGFEGGQMPLHMRTPKLRGFKNPFRVEYQVVNLDKLAELYPTGGDVTVSDLVAKGAVRKNEKVKVLGNGDIAVKLNVSVDKVSGSAEQKIVAAGGSVK
- a CDS encoding adenylate kinase: MTAPQAHDSTARLLIVGPQGSGKGTQGVRIAESYGIPVVSTGDIFRANIKQGTPLGQQVTEILDRGDLVPDELTSEIVRDRLSQDDAVNGFLLDGYPRNTTQVAHLDAFLAEQGHALDAVILLDVPREESISRLTLRATEQGRTDDTPEAIAHRLDIYEQETAPIIDVYDERGIVDRVDGTGELDEITDRILAALAARGLRLAA
- the secY gene encoding preprotein translocase subunit SecY, with product MFSAIARIFRTPDLRRKIGFTLAIIAIYRLGSNVPAPFVNFPNVEACLAENSGTEGLLGLVNLFSGGALLQLSIFALGVMPYITATIITQLLRVVIPHFEALHKEGQAGQAKLTQYTRYLTIALALLQSTTLVTVARSGQLFGTTDVAACQNLLTNDVWWAQLLIIIAMTAGTGLIMWFAELVTERGIGNGMSLLIFTSIAATFPGAMALIWQTKGFEIFLLVLLVGIVVMGLVVFVEQSQRRIPVQYAKRMVGRRTYGGTNTYIPIKVNMAGVIPVIFASSLLYIPALIAQFNTPQDGSTPAPWVTWITTYFTKGDHPIYMVAYFLLIIGFTYFYVAITFNPVEVADNMKKYGGFIPGIRAGRPTAEYLDYVLTRITLPGSIYLGLIALIPLIALAVVGANQNFPFGGASILIIVGVGLETVKQIDAQLQQRHYEGLLR
- the map gene encoding type I methionyl aminopeptidase, with the translated sequence MFRRSIYKTPAQLRAMVEPGLITAAALEAVRPLIRPGVTTLELDAEANRTILARGAESNFQLVRGYHHTICVSVNEEVVHGIPSSRVLEPGDIVSVDCGAQFDGWNGDSAITVVIPDAERPDLVRRREELSRVTEGSMWAGIAALATAAHLGDVGAAIEEYIEAQGPSEVSGEPYGILREYVGHGIGRKMHEAPSVFNYRTPDPGAEVKPGLVVAIEPMVTAGGEATFVEDDDWTVSTVDGSDGSHWEHSVAVHAGGIWVLTAPDGGAAGLAPFGVTPVPLA